The following are from one region of the Aquirufa lenticrescens genome:
- a CDS encoding D-TA family PLP-dependent enzyme, translated as MKTFDAFESPGLIVYPDRVKRNIAKVIEMVDGNPARLRPHIKTHKTKEGNDLLLAAGITKFKCATIAEAELLALSEAPDVLISMQLIGPNLERFKELVAHYPKTKFSSIIDDAFAASELNRIIADLSTGVYVDLNMGMNRTGITPDKALGLIQHIQTLPNVTLRGLHAYDGHIRDKVYEDRAKHVETDFTSFYELLGQIDTSDLELVVSGTPSFLVHHKNSQFTCSPGTFIFFDAGYAALFPENTFEFGVEIIARIISKPTDSTICLDLGHKSVAAENPIDNRVRFIDHPSWVLKSQSEEHGIVEVGDNSAYTIGEIIRMIPYHICPTVNLHSHLQVIDGSLWEVKARNRRLCY; from the coding sequence ATGAAAACTTTCGACGCATTTGAAAGCCCGGGATTAATTGTTTATCCTGATCGTGTAAAACGTAATATTGCCAAAGTCATTGAAATGGTAGATGGCAATCCTGCACGTCTTCGCCCACATATCAAAACACATAAGACGAAAGAGGGAAACGACTTATTATTAGCAGCGGGTATCACTAAGTTCAAATGTGCTACCATTGCAGAGGCTGAACTTTTAGCCCTTTCAGAGGCTCCAGATGTACTTATATCAATGCAGTTGATCGGACCTAATTTGGAACGATTTAAAGAATTAGTCGCCCATTACCCTAAAACGAAATTCTCTTCCATCATAGATGATGCCTTTGCCGCTTCTGAACTCAATCGCATTATTGCAGACCTTTCAACAGGAGTGTATGTAGACCTGAATATGGGGATGAATCGGACGGGAATTACACCCGATAAGGCTTTGGGTTTAATTCAACATATTCAAACGTTACCTAACGTCACATTACGCGGCCTACACGCCTATGATGGTCATATTCGGGACAAAGTATACGAAGACCGTGCCAAACATGTGGAAACTGATTTCACCTCATTCTACGAGCTTTTAGGACAAATCGATACAAGCGATTTAGAATTAGTAGTATCTGGTACACCTAGTTTTCTTGTGCATCATAAAAATTCCCAATTTACCTGCAGCCCAGGTACCTTTATCTTCTTTGATGCGGGTTATGCGGCATTATTTCCAGAAAATACCTTTGAATTTGGAGTAGAGATTATCGCTAGAATTATCTCAAAACCCACAGATTCGACAATTTGCCTCGATTTAGGGCACAAATCGGTTGCGGCAGAAAATCCGATAGATAACCGTGTCCGTTTTATCGACCATCCAAGCTGGGTACTTAAATCACAAAGCGAAGAACATGGCATTGTAGAAGTAGGTGATAATTCAGCATATACTATAGGTGAAATCATCCGAATGATACCTTACCATATTTGTCCTACAGTGAATCTACATTCGCATCTTCAAGTCATTGACGGTAGTTTGTGGGAGGTAAAAGCTAGAAATCGCAGATTATGCTATTAA
- a CDS encoding fumarylacetoacetate hydrolase family protein: MRLARIGNEGAEKPSIYQDGTYYDVSSRFTDFNESFFQQNGLAELAQLNPSDFPAITGRLGSCVARPSKIVCVGLNYADHAKETGAEIPKEPILFFKSTTALSGPNDNIVIPKNSIKTDWEVELAIVIGKKASYVSEADAYDYVAGYCLHNDLSEREYQLERGGNWSKGKGCDTFAPLGPYLATKEEIKDVHALDMWLDVNGKRFQTSNTNQLIFNVPQVVSYISQFMTLLPGDVISTGTPHGVGLGFNPPIYLKPGDVVTLGMDGLGEQQQTAIAYQG, translated from the coding sequence ATGAGGTTAGCAAGAATAGGAAATGAGGGAGCAGAAAAGCCCAGTATATACCAAGATGGGACCTATTATGACGTGTCATCACGTTTTACAGATTTTAATGAGTCCTTTTTTCAACAGAATGGATTAGCAGAATTAGCTCAACTTAACCCAAGTGATTTCCCTGCCATTACAGGACGATTAGGTTCTTGCGTCGCTAGACCGAGTAAAATTGTGTGCGTAGGTTTAAATTACGCGGATCATGCCAAAGAAACGGGCGCTGAAATTCCGAAAGAACCCATTTTATTCTTCAAAAGTACGACTGCGCTTTCAGGTCCCAATGATAATATCGTTATCCCCAAAAACTCGATAAAGACAGACTGGGAGGTTGAATTAGCTATTGTGATCGGCAAAAAAGCCTCTTATGTTTCAGAAGCAGATGCTTACGATTATGTAGCCGGTTATTGCTTGCACAACGATTTGTCTGAACGAGAATACCAATTAGAACGGGGTGGAAACTGGTCAAAAGGGAAGGGATGTGATACCTTTGCGCCTTTGGGACCCTATTTAGCGACAAAAGAAGAGATCAAAGACGTACATGCTTTAGATATGTGGTTAGATGTCAACGGGAAACGCTTCCAAACAAGTAATACCAATCAATTGATTTTCAATGTACCTCAAGTAGTTTCCTATATCTCTCAATTCATGACTTTATTACCTGGGGATGTCATAAGCACGGGTACACCTCACGGTGTGGGATTAGGATTTAATCCACCAATCTATTTAAAACCAGGTGATGTAGTTACTTTAGGCATGGATGGATTAGGAGAACAACAACAAACAGCGATAGCCTATCAGGGATGA
- a CDS encoding L-rhamnose mutarotase, translating to MQRFILFLDLKDDPELIKEYEKYHESIPVEIEESILSSGIESMHIFRFENRLCMEIIANDNFSFAKKGEIDSLNPAVQAWETLMSNYQKTIPGTPAGAKWVLANTIFSLTK from the coding sequence ATGCAACGATTTATCTTATTTCTAGACTTAAAGGACGATCCTGAATTAATCAAGGAGTATGAGAAATACCACGAGTCGATTCCTGTTGAAATTGAAGAAAGTATCCTTTCATCTGGTATAGAATCGATGCATATCTTTCGTTTTGAGAATAGACTTTGCATGGAAATTATAGCGAATGATAATTTTAGTTTTGCCAAAAAAGGGGAGATAGATTCCCTTAACCCAGCCGTACAAGCCTGGGAAACCTTGATGTCGAATTACCAAAAAACAATCCCAGGAACTCCAGCAGGAGCCAAATGGGTACTAGCCAATACTATATTTAGCCTAACAAAATGA
- a CDS encoding SDR family NAD(P)-dependent oxidoreductase, which yields MKVYIVTGAGQGIGYQIAQQLMSEGHLVVKNDIDSALLSGPYSKAGDVSSYEFIQELVAYAKSLPGELAGCVCNAGVTTFGSFWEYSPASMKSLLDLNIQGTFFLIQEVAKAIRNAGNPGSIVVTSSVTGHQAHPDLAAYGMTKAALNQLVQNLVIDLSPFQIRINAVSPGATMTERTEKDASYLQEWSRLTPLGRPADVQDISEAVCFFLSDKAKHITGQTLIVDGGWTSISPPPKA from the coding sequence ATGAAAGTATATATCGTCACCGGTGCAGGACAAGGGATTGGGTATCAAATTGCACAGCAGTTGATGTCTGAGGGGCATTTAGTGGTTAAAAATGATATTGACTCTGCCCTACTTTCTGGTCCATACTCGAAAGCCGGTGACGTTAGTTCTTACGAGTTTATCCAGGAGTTAGTTGCCTATGCGAAATCATTACCCGGTGAGTTAGCCGGTTGTGTGTGTAATGCGGGGGTGACGACTTTTGGGAGTTTTTGGGAGTATAGCCCAGCTTCTATGAAATCTTTATTGGATTTAAATATTCAGGGGACTTTTTTCTTGATTCAAGAAGTGGCGAAAGCCATACGTAATGCGGGTAATCCTGGTTCCATTGTGGTGACATCTTCTGTCACAGGACATCAAGCACATCCGGATTTAGCGGCGTATGGGATGACAAAGGCGGCCTTGAATCAATTAGTCCAAAACTTGGTCATCGACCTCTCGCCCTTTCAAATTCGCATTAATGCCGTTTCGCCTGGTGCTACGATGACCGAAAGAACAGAGAAGGATGCTAGTTATTTGCAGGAATGGAGCCGATTAACTCCTTTGGGTAGACCAGCTGATGTTCAGGATATTTCTGAAGCTGTTTGTTTCTTTTTAAGTGATAAGGCAAAACATATCACTGGTCAAACATTAATTGTTGATGGTGGCTGGACAAGTATAAGTCCCCCACCTAAAGCCTAA
- a CDS encoding SGNH/GDSL hydrolase family protein — protein sequence MKKQLICLLLILGTSLSSFKKDGPKRIIFFGDSITQAGVGKTGYITKMTEMIAAQGLSNQYELIGAGIGGNKVYDLYLRHEEDVVAKNPNIVIIYIGINDVWHKTSSRTGTDADKFERFYNALIKKIQKANAQVVICTPTVIGEKFDNSNENDGDLNAYSAIIKKIAKDNSLQLIDLRKAFLDYESKNNIENKASGILTSDRVHLNEAGNQFLADTMWDVIKKL from the coding sequence ATGAAAAAACAACTGATTTGCCTGTTATTGATTTTGGGAACCTCTTTAAGTTCATTCAAGAAAGATGGCCCTAAGCGTATTATTTTCTTTGGTGATTCGATCACTCAAGCGGGAGTAGGTAAGACAGGGTACATCACCAAAATGACCGAAATGATTGCCGCTCAAGGACTTTCTAATCAATATGAATTAATTGGAGCCGGAATTGGTGGTAACAAAGTATACGATTTATACCTACGTCATGAAGAAGATGTAGTGGCTAAGAATCCGAATATAGTGATTATTTACATTGGTATTAACGACGTTTGGCATAAAACAAGTTCACGTACTGGTACAGATGCAGACAAGTTTGAAAGATTCTACAATGCTTTAATTAAGAAGATTCAAAAAGCTAATGCTCAGGTAGTTATCTGTACACCTACGGTAATTGGAGAGAAGTTTGATAACTCAAACGAGAACGACGGAGACCTAAATGCCTATTCCGCGATCATCAAGAAAATCGCTAAAGACAATAGCTTACAATTAATCGATTTGCGCAAAGCCTTTTTGGATTATGAGTCTAAAAACAACATCGAAAACAAAGCGTCAGGTATCTTAACATCTGACCGTGTTCACTTAAATGAAGCAGGAAATCAGTTTTTAGCTGATACCATGTGGGACGTTATTAAAAAATTATAA
- a CDS encoding dipeptidase encodes MLLIDAHLDLSMNALEWNRDLRASIQEINDREKHLTDKPDRGNATVSLDELRKGNVGIVVATQIARYVAADSTLPGWNSPEQAWAQTQGQLAYYKALERTGDLRPIRNRSELHDHITQWEADGHTIGYILSLEGADSIVSLEYLEIAYASGLRALGLAHYGPGRYAQGTNATGGMGVKGHDLLRKMMDLNIILDATHLCDDSFWEAMEYHQGPVWASHQNCRALVNHNRQFSDEQLKEIISRGAVIGMPMDAWMMVPGWVRGESTPLNKNVTLNTLIDHLVHVCDLAGNTNHVGLGTDLDGGFGREQCPADMETIADLQKLPEMLLKRGFSDEDIVKFCHQNWLNFLEKAWS; translated from the coding sequence ATGCTATTAATCGACGCCCATTTAGATTTAAGTATGAACGCGCTCGAGTGGAATCGAGACTTACGCGCTAGTATTCAAGAAATCAATGATCGCGAAAAGCATTTAACGGATAAACCAGATCGTGGCAATGCGACTGTAAGTTTAGACGAATTAAGAAAAGGGAATGTAGGCATCGTCGTGGCCACTCAAATCGCTCGCTATGTAGCCGCTGACTCCACTTTACCTGGCTGGAATAGTCCAGAACAAGCCTGGGCACAAACGCAAGGTCAATTAGCCTATTACAAAGCTTTAGAAAGAACAGGCGATCTACGTCCTATTCGAAATAGATCCGAATTACACGATCATATAACACAATGGGAAGCGGATGGGCATACCATCGGCTATATCTTAAGTCTAGAGGGAGCTGATTCTATCGTTTCATTAGAGTATTTAGAAATAGCCTACGCATCTGGATTACGTGCCTTGGGGCTAGCCCATTATGGTCCGGGACGTTATGCGCAAGGAACCAATGCCACAGGCGGAATGGGAGTAAAGGGACATGATTTATTGCGCAAGATGATGGATTTAAACATCATCTTGGATGCTACGCATTTATGTGATGATAGTTTTTGGGAGGCGATGGAATACCACCAAGGTCCGGTATGGGCGAGCCATCAAAATTGCCGAGCCTTAGTTAATCACAATCGTCAATTCAGCGATGAACAGTTGAAGGAGATTATTTCGCGTGGAGCGGTCATTGGAATGCCGATGGATGCTTGGATGATGGTACCAGGTTGGGTGAGAGGGGAATCTACACCATTGAATAAGAACGTCACCCTGAATACACTCATAGATCATTTAGTCCACGTTTGTGATTTAGCTGGTAACACGAATCACGTGGGATTAGGAACTGACTTAGACGGAGGATTTGGTAGAGAACAATGTCCAGCAGACATGGAGACCATTGCTGATTTACAAAAACTACCTGAAATGCTTTTAAAACGTGGATTTTCTGACGAGGACATTGTAAAATTCTGCCACCAAAACTGGCTTAATTTCTTAGAAAAGGCCTGGTCTTAG
- a CDS encoding L-fucose dehydrogenase — translation MNLGLREKVIIVTGGAKGIGQGISESLALESAMVAIVGRNEDDNQRCIEKIQATGGQAFSFVADLSNPSECQQVVDKVAKMFGKIDGLVNNAGLNDGVGLETGNYEKFIQSINANLTHYYLMAQAVLPYLKKSKGAIVNIGSKTAETGQGNTSGYAASNGGRNALTREWALELRDYNIRVNSVIVAECYTPMYEKWIETLENPKEKLASITCKIPLGQRMTTKEEIGDMVTFLLSPKSSHTTGQIIHVDGGYVHLDRAIS, via the coding sequence ATGAATTTAGGATTAAGAGAGAAAGTAATCATCGTGACAGGTGGAGCCAAAGGAATTGGGCAAGGAATTTCTGAATCTTTAGCCTTAGAATCCGCTATGGTGGCCATCGTAGGACGAAATGAAGATGATAATCAGCGTTGCATCGAAAAAATTCAAGCAACAGGCGGACAAGCATTCTCCTTTGTGGCCGATCTAAGTAATCCGTCCGAATGCCAACAAGTAGTAGATAAAGTTGCCAAGATGTTTGGTAAAATTGATGGATTAGTGAATAATGCGGGATTAAATGATGGGGTGGGCCTAGAAACGGGGAATTACGAAAAATTCATACAATCCATAAATGCGAATTTGACGCATTATTATTTAATGGCTCAAGCGGTGTTACCTTATTTGAAAAAAAGCAAAGGGGCTATCGTTAATATCGGGTCGAAAACAGCAGAAACAGGACAAGGAAATACCTCTGGATATGCCGCTTCGAATGGAGGAAGAAATGCCTTAACACGTGAATGGGCGCTAGAATTGCGTGATTATAACATTCGAGTTAATTCGGTCATCGTGGCTGAATGTTACACACCTATGTATGAGAAATGGATTGAGACGTTAGAAAATCCGAAGGAAAAATTAGCCAGTATCACTTGCAAAATACCTTTAGGACAGCGTATGACCACAAAAGAAGAGATAGGGGATATGGTTACCTTTTTACTGTCACCTAAATCAAGTCACACCACTGGGCAAATCATCCACGTAGATGGGGGCTATGTTCACTTAGATCGAGCAATTTCATGA
- a CDS encoding IlvD/Edd family dehydratase: MSKVSLRSQQWFGKTGKDGFIYRAWMKNQGIPDDYFQGKPVIGICNTWSELTPCNAHFRELAEFVKKGIIEAGGFPVEFPVMSLGETLIKPTAMLYRNLASMDVEESIRANPIDGVVLMCGCDKTTPSLVMGACSVDLPTLVISGGPMMKGKFKGKEIGTSDVWRFAEAYKLGELTQKEFIEAEACMARTPGHCAVMGTASTMATMVEALGLSLPQNAAIPAADVRRKVLAQHSGRRIVEMVNEDLKMSKVLTRPAFENAIRVNAATGGSTNFVIHLTAIAGRLGVDLKLDDFDEFSRNIPLLANIQPSGEHFMEDLYYAGGLPALMNQMKEHLHTSIVTVNGKTVGENIDNTPIYDPSIISSFEAPFKPDSGIAVVRGNLAPNGAVLKPSAASKALFKHRGKAVVFENIEDYHARIDSPELEVDENSVMVLKNVGPKGYPGMAEVGNMGIPKKLLEKGVKDMVRISDGRMSGTGFGTVVLHVSPESAAGGPLNWVQNGDYIALDVENRMINWEVSEEELAARKLAQPFEKPKTIRGYVGLFIDHVEQADQGADFDFLKGGSGSIVTRDSH; encoded by the coding sequence ATGAGTAAAGTAAGCCTACGTTCGCAGCAGTGGTTTGGAAAGACCGGTAAAGATGGATTTATCTACCGTGCCTGGATGAAAAACCAAGGGATTCCAGATGATTATTTCCAAGGAAAACCGGTGATTGGTATTTGCAATACCTGGTCAGAATTAACGCCTTGCAATGCGCATTTCAGGGAATTAGCAGAATTTGTGAAGAAAGGCATTATTGAAGCAGGTGGATTTCCGGTGGAGTTCCCTGTCATGTCTTTGGGCGAAACCTTAATCAAGCCTACTGCGATGTTGTACCGTAATTTAGCGAGTATGGACGTGGAAGAATCGATTCGGGCAAATCCAATTGACGGAGTGGTGCTGATGTGTGGATGCGATAAAACGACTCCTTCTCTTGTGATGGGAGCTTGCAGTGTCGATTTACCAACCTTGGTTATCTCTGGTGGACCCATGATGAAAGGGAAATTTAAAGGAAAGGAAATTGGAACGTCGGATGTTTGGCGTTTCGCTGAAGCGTATAAGCTAGGCGAATTAACGCAGAAGGAATTTATTGAAGCAGAAGCCTGCATGGCTAGAACGCCTGGTCACTGTGCCGTGATGGGAACGGCGTCTACCATGGCGACGATGGTGGAAGCCTTGGGTTTAAGTTTACCTCAAAATGCGGCTATTCCGGCGGCTGATGTACGTAGAAAAGTACTTGCGCAGCATTCCGGACGCCGTATTGTGGAGATGGTAAATGAGGATTTGAAGATGTCCAAAGTCTTAACGCGTCCCGCTTTCGAAAATGCGATTCGCGTCAATGCGGCTACTGGTGGCTCGACTAATTTCGTGATTCACTTGACAGCAATTGCGGGTCGATTAGGGGTAGATTTGAAACTAGATGATTTTGATGAATTCTCTCGTAATATTCCACTTTTAGCCAATATTCAGCCTTCTGGAGAACACTTCATGGAAGACTTGTATTACGCAGGAGGACTTCCGGCTTTGATGAATCAAATGAAAGAACATTTACATACGTCGATTGTGACAGTAAATGGTAAGACGGTGGGTGAAAACATCGATAATACGCCTATTTATGACCCAAGCATCATTTCGTCGTTTGAAGCTCCGTTCAAACCCGATTCTGGAATAGCGGTGGTTAGAGGAAATTTAGCGCCGAATGGAGCCGTATTGAAGCCATCTGCGGCTTCTAAAGCCTTATTTAAACACCGTGGTAAGGCGGTTGTCTTTGAAAATATTGAGGATTATCATGCAAGAATTGATTCTCCTGAGTTAGAGGTAGATGAAAATTCGGTGATGGTTTTAAAAAATGTAGGCCCTAAAGGGTATCCAGGAATGGCTGAGGTGGGGAATATGGGCATACCGAAAAAGCTTTTGGAAAAAGGTGTGAAGGATATGGTCCGAATTTCGGACGGTCGTATGAGTGGAACGGGTTTTGGTACAGTGGTACTTCACGTATCGCCTGAGTCTGCTGCCGGTGGGCCTTTGAATTGGGTGCAAAATGGGGATTACATTGCCTTAGACGTTGAAAATCGTATGATTAATTGGGAAGTATCAGAGGAAGAGTTGGCGGCTCGTAAGTTAGCACAACCTTTTGAGAAGCCTAAAACGATTCGGGGTTATGTAGGCCTTTTTATTGATCACGTAGAACAAGCAGATCAAGGAGCTGATTTTGATTTCCTAAAAGGCGGTTCAGGATCTATCGTTACGCGCGATTCTCATTAA
- a CDS encoding amidohydrolase family protein — MIDAHQHFWNYNEERDTWITPEMSVLRADFYPNYSEPLFRDQGFTGCVAVQADSSEEETLFLLALAEQNEFIQGVVGWVDLQSANIEDRLAYFSQFESIKGFRHIVQGEKDPHFLANREFIRGVKTLASFDLSYDLLIYPHQIKSAIAFCETCDEQKIVLDHLAKAPLKSGNIQEWKKEIQAFANLSHVSAKISGIVTEAADQSWTQQQVNEIVDMALNVFGPQRLLIGSDYPVVLVNSTVERWVASFQEALKGLNESEKELIYRQNAIEFYQLETL; from the coding sequence ATGATTGATGCACATCAACATTTTTGGAATTACAACGAAGAACGAGACACCTGGATAACACCGGAGATGTCCGTTCTTCGGGCTGATTTTTACCCAAACTACAGCGAACCACTTTTTAGAGACCAAGGATTTACAGGCTGCGTGGCTGTTCAAGCAGATTCTTCAGAAGAGGAAACCTTGTTTCTATTAGCATTAGCAGAACAAAACGAATTCATTCAAGGAGTCGTGGGCTGGGTCGATTTACAAAGTGCTAATATCGAGGACAGACTGGCATATTTCTCACAATTTGAATCAATCAAAGGATTTAGACATATTGTTCAAGGAGAAAAAGACCCCCATTTTCTAGCTAATAGAGAATTTATCCGAGGTGTTAAAACCCTCGCAAGCTTCGATTTAAGCTATGATTTATTGATTTATCCGCATCAAATCAAATCGGCCATTGCTTTTTGTGAAACTTGCGATGAGCAAAAAATCGTATTAGATCATTTGGCCAAAGCCCCACTAAAATCAGGGAATATCCAAGAATGGAAGAAGGAAATTCAAGCGTTTGCTAATTTATCACACGTTTCTGCTAAAATTTCGGGGATTGTGACGGAAGCTGCGGATCAGTCTTGGACACAGCAACAAGTAAATGAGATTGTGGATATGGCTTTGAACGTTTTTGGTCCACAGAGACTACTAATCGGAAGTGATTATCCGGTTGTTTTAGTAAATTCAACGGTAGAACGCTGGGTTGCTTCGTTTCAAGAAGCGCTTAAAGGATTAAATGAGTCAGAAAAAGAACTAATTTACCGTCAGAACGCTATCGAATTTTATCAATTAGAAACACTATGA
- a CDS encoding SDR family NAD(P)-dependent oxidoreductase has translation MFKLTNKKVLITGGCSGIGQSIALTFLAQGAEVHVLDLNPSVEPMPAEIIFHQADITSLEAVEAIAAKLKSIDILVNNAGIPQIGNLEKTNPTDFQRIFDVNVKGAYHCMYAFIPSMIEQKSGVILNMASVAASVGIPDRFGYSMTKGAIKSMTQSVAKDYVKQGIRCNCISPGRVHTPFVDGFIVKNYPDQQKEMFEKLSATQPIGRMAKPQEIAHLALYLCSDEAAFITGCDYPIDGGFIYLNN, from the coding sequence ATGTTCAAACTAACTAACAAAAAAGTCCTTATTACCGGCGGATGCTCTGGCATCGGACAATCCATTGCGCTAACATTCTTAGCTCAAGGGGCAGAGGTGCATGTTTTAGACTTAAATCCATCTGTCGAGCCTATGCCAGCTGAAATCATCTTTCATCAGGCTGATATAACATCTCTAGAAGCGGTAGAGGCCATTGCTGCAAAGTTGAAATCGATAGATATCCTTGTGAATAATGCGGGGATTCCACAAATTGGGAATTTGGAAAAAACGAACCCAACTGATTTCCAACGCATCTTTGATGTCAATGTGAAAGGAGCCTATCACTGCATGTATGCTTTTATTCCATCTATGATTGAGCAGAAGTCGGGTGTTATATTGAATATGGCCTCGGTGGCTGCATCTGTAGGAATTCCGGATCGTTTTGGTTATTCAATGACAAAAGGGGCAATTAAATCGATGACACAATCAGTGGCGAAAGATTACGTAAAACAAGGGATCCGTTGCAACTGTATTTCACCAGGAAGAGTCCATACGCCATTTGTGGATGGTTTTATTGTTAAAAACTACCCAGACCAGCAAAAAGAAATGTTTGAGAAACTTTCTGCTACTCAACCGATAGGTCGAATGGCAAAACCACAAGAAATTGCCCATTTAGCTTTATATTTATGTTCCGATGAAGCCGCATTTATCACGGGTTGTGATTATCCAATTGACGGTGGATTCATTTATCTAAACAACTAA
- a CDS encoding UxaA family hydrolase, whose translation MSQKFLQINPTDNLLVALQDLPKGKIIQHNGNEITLQDDIAAKHKFTTEAIAKDGRATMYGVLVGLASQDIPKGGLIHTFNLHHAATDFVGKQKEYEWTAPDVSKFKNRTFNGYHRADGQVGTQNYWLVIPLVFCENRNIELLKNAFLNGLGFQKMDPFTQKVQQLGKQLAEGKALEIDTASSASILVHKSAQFPNVDGIKFLTHESGCGENKDDSLNLCALLAGYCLNPNVGGITVLSLGCQHSQIEVFKEKLKEKDPNFSKPLYIFEQQQDNGSGVENMLNEVILQTFKGLVEINKQTRKPAPLSALRVGVKCGGSDGFSGISTNPAIGHTADLVVGLGGTVLIAEFPELCGVEQELQNRAVTKEIADNFGFLMREYARRAALVGAGFDMNPSPGNIKDGLITDAIKSAGAAKKAGSSPIEDVLGYGQYVTKKGLNLVCTPGNDVLATTGMAGAGATIQLFTTGLGTPTGNPISPMVKLSTNTKLAQKLPEIIDIDCGPIISGEKTVEQTGEEVLEYIIQLASGEINTKAMDLGQDDFMFWRRGVSL comes from the coding sequence ATGAGCCAAAAATTCTTACAAATCAACCCAACTGACAATTTACTTGTTGCCCTACAAGATCTACCTAAAGGAAAGATTATACAACATAACGGCAATGAAATTACGCTTCAAGATGATATTGCAGCTAAGCATAAATTCACCACTGAAGCAATTGCAAAAGATGGCAGAGCAACCATGTATGGCGTTTTAGTCGGTTTAGCTAGTCAAGATATTCCCAAAGGTGGGCTCATTCATACCTTTAATCTACATCATGCTGCCACGGATTTTGTCGGAAAACAAAAAGAGTATGAATGGACAGCACCTGATGTATCCAAATTCAAAAACAGAACATTCAACGGCTATCACCGCGCAGATGGTCAAGTAGGAACTCAAAACTATTGGTTAGTTATTCCCTTAGTTTTCTGCGAAAACAGAAATATCGAATTATTAAAGAATGCCTTTTTAAATGGTTTGGGCTTCCAAAAGATGGATCCATTCACTCAAAAGGTTCAACAATTAGGAAAGCAACTAGCTGAAGGAAAAGCACTAGAAATAGATACAGCTTCCTCTGCTTCGATTTTGGTACATAAATCAGCCCAATTCCCGAACGTAGATGGAATCAAATTCTTAACGCACGAAAGTGGTTGTGGCGAGAATAAAGACGATTCCTTAAATCTTTGCGCCTTATTAGCGGGTTATTGCCTAAATCCGAACGTAGGTGGAATCACCGTTTTAAGTTTAGGTTGCCAACATTCTCAAATTGAGGTATTTAAAGAAAAGCTAAAAGAAAAAGACCCTAACTTTTCTAAGCCATTATACATCTTTGAGCAACAACAAGATAATGGGAGCGGAGTAGAGAATATGCTGAATGAAGTGATTCTACAAACATTTAAGGGTCTGGTGGAAATAAATAAACAAACCCGTAAACCGGCTCCCTTATCGGCTTTACGCGTAGGTGTTAAATGTGGTGGATCTGATGGTTTCTCCGGAATTTCAACGAATCCAGCCATAGGCCATACCGCAGACTTAGTCGTAGGACTAGGTGGTACTGTGTTGATCGCTGAATTCCCTGAATTATGTGGTGTTGAACAAGAACTTCAAAACAGAGCTGTAACGAAGGAAATTGCCGATAATTTTGGTTTCTTAATGCGAGAATACGCCAGACGTGCTGCATTAGTGGGTGCTGGGTTCGATATGAATCCATCTCCGGGTAACATCAAAGATGGTTTAATTACCGATGCGATTAAATCTGCAGGAGCCGCTAAAAAAGCAGGTTCTTCTCCTATTGAGGATGTGTTAGGCTATGGCCAATATGTCACCAAGAAAGGTTTAAACCTAGTTTGTACTCCTGGAAATGATGTATTAGCCACCACAGGTATGGCTGGTGCAGGTGCTACGATTCAATTATTCACCACAGGCCTAGGAACACCCACAGGTAACCCAATCAGCCCCATGGTGAAATTATCAACGAATACGAAACTAGCTCAAAAGCTACCTGAAATCATTGATATTGACTGTGGTCCTATTATTTCAGGTGAAAAAACAGTGGAACAAACGGGCGAAGAAGTCTTAGAATACATCATTCAATTAGCCTCTGGAGAGATTAATACGAAAGCGATGGATTTAGGACAGGATGACTTTATGTTCTGGAGGAGAGGGGTTTCGCTTTAA